The genomic region GCTTGACTTCTTCTGGGTTTGCCCATGGGTCGTAAACGGTAACGTCCATGCCAAAATCCTTCAGGTTTCGTATGACATCTACCGCTCGCGTATTTCTCACGTCCGGACAGTTTTCCTTAAAAGTGATGCCCAACACCAGTACTCTGGCATTTTTAATCTTGATATCTTCCTTTACCATCAACTTTACTACTTCCGAAGCTACATAAGGCCCCATACTGTCATTTAATCTTCGCCCTGCCAGTATTATTTCCGGGTGGTATCCAAACTCCTGTGCGCGCTGTGCCAAATAGTAGGGGTCTACCCCAATACAATGCCCACCGACCAAGCCGGGCTTGAAGGGGAGAAAGTTCCATTTGGTACCTGCTGCTTCCAGAACGGCATGGGTATCAATATCCATTAAATTAAAAATTTTGGCCAGCTCGTTAACAAATGCAATGTTGATGTCACGTTGCGAGTTTTCTATCACCTTCGCCGCCTCTGCAACTTTGATAGTAGGTGCTAAATGCGTACCTGCCGTAATTACGGACTTGTAGAGCAAATCTACCTTTTGTCCAATTTCTGGAGTAGAGCCAGATGTGACCTTTAGTATTTTTTCAACGGTATGCTCTTTGTCACCCGGGTTTATACGCTCTGGCGAATAACCGGCATAAAAATCAACATTAAAGGCAAGACCGCTCGTCTTTTCAAGTACGGGAATACATTCTTCTTCGGTGGCACCAGGGAAAACGGTTGATTCATAAATGACGATATCCCCTTTCTTTAATACCTTTCCTACGGTTTCACTGGACTTGTAGAGCGGGGTAAGGTCAGGTCTGTTATTTTTATCCACCGGGGTAGGGACAGTTATGATATAGTAATTACAATCTCTAATATCATCCAAATTATCCGAGCAGTAAAGCCCCGTATTCATAGTTGCGGAGTTGGATAAGACTTTTTTCAAAACATCATCTTCTATTTCTAATGTGCTGTCCTTGCCCGATTGTAACTCTTTAACCCTTTGTTGATTGATATCAAAACCGACTACGGGATACTTTGTGGCAAACAAACGGGCAAGCGGCAGACCCACATATCCCAAACCTATTACTGCAATTTTATCTGATTTCATCAATCTCTATTTTTTTCCTATTTGATAGTATTCAAATCCGTTCTTTAGCATTCTGGCATGGTTGTATTGATTTCTACCATCAAATATTATCGGTTGTTTCAATTGTTTTTTCAGTTCTTCAAAATCGGGAGACCTAAATTCTTTCCATTCCGTCAACAATATCATGGCATCCGAATTTTGGAGCGTCTTGTACTTAGAGTCGAAGTACGTTATATTTTTTGTGTCCTTTAAATAAAAATGTTGTGCTTCTTCTGTTGCTTTTGGGTCGTAGGCATGTATTTTAGCACCTCTTTTTACCAATTCCTTAATGATATATATTGATGGTGCCTCGCGCATATCGTCAGTTTCAGGCTTAAAGGCCAACCCCCAGATAGAAAAGGTCTTGTTGGTCAGATCTTCGCCAAACCTTTGAATTATTTTGTTGGCGATAACCAGTTTTTGTTTATCGTTCACATTTTCAACAGCACTGATCAATTCAGCGGTATATCCATTTTCTTCTGCGGTTTTTTTTAAGGCTTTTACATCTTTTGGAAAGCAGGACCCGCCATACCCACTGCCGGGATAAATAAAGCTATAGCCTATTCTACTATCCGAACCAATACCAATCCTTACCTTGTTTACATCTGCCCCTACCAATTCGCAAATATTGGCGATTTCGTTCATAAAAGAGATTTTCGTGGCCAACATGGCATTTGCCACATATTTGGTCATTTCGGCAGAACGCACATCCATCGTGATCAAACGATCCATACTGCTCCTGAAAAACGGTGCATACAATGCCCTCATCTTTTCGGTGGCCTCTTCATTGTCCGAACCTACAACGACCCTATCCGGTTTCATAAAATCGTTTATGGCATCCCCTTCCTTTAAAAATTCAGGATTTGACACCACATGAAAATCCATTGGCTCATTTCTATGGTCCAATTCTTTCTGTATGGCCGCCTTTACTTTGTCGGCCGTTCCCACAGGCACCGTAGACTTATCGACTATGATCAAGTTGTTGTGCATGTGTTGTCCTATCTCTTTGGCTACTTGAAGTACGTATTTTAGGTCGGCCGAACCGTCTTCTCCCATGGGTGTACCCACTGCTATAAAGGCGATATCACATTTTTCTAGGTGATTTTTGAGGTTTGTGCTAAAATACAAGGTTTTATTGCTGACATTGCGTTTTACCATTGTTTCCAACCCGGGCTCGTATATAGGTATTATACCATTTCTTAAGCCATCTATTTTTTTTTCATCTATGTCTATACAGGTAACCGTATTGCCCATTTCGGCAAAACAAGCACCACTAACAAGACCTACATAGCCCGTACCTATTATTGTTAAATTCATTTTTTTACTTTAAATTTTCCCAATACCAATTTACGGCTTCTTTCAAACCTGATTTTATATCAAACTTCGGGTCATATCCTAGTATGTTTTTTGCCTTCTCTATCGATGCTAAAGAGTGGGGGACATCCCCTTGTCTACTTGGCCCGTATTTTACTTCTACATCGGCTATTTTAGGATCAAAATTTGACAGGTATTTTTTTAACAGTTCAACAAGTTCGTTTAAATCGGTTCGTTCCCCATATGCGACATTATACACCGTGTTGGTCGCTTCTGGATTTTTG from Costertonia aggregata harbors:
- a CDS encoding nucleotide sugar dehydrogenase is translated as MKSDKIAVIGLGYVGLPLARLFATKYPVVGFDINQQRVKELQSGKDSTLEIEDDVLKKVLSNSATMNTGLYCSDNLDDIRDCNYYIITVPTPVDKNNRPDLTPLYKSSETVGKVLKKGDIVIYESTVFPGATEEECIPVLEKTSGLAFNVDFYAGYSPERINPGDKEHTVEKILKVTSGSTPEIGQKVDLLYKSVITAGTHLAPTIKVAEAAKVIENSQRDINIAFVNELAKIFNLMDIDTHAVLEAAGTKWNFLPFKPGLVGGHCIGVDPYYLAQRAQEFGYHPEIILAGRRLNDSMGPYVASEVVKLMVKEDIKIKNARVLVLGITFKENCPDVRNTRAVDVIRNLKDFGMDVTVYDPWANPEEVKHEYKLETTQKLPQTKFDAVILTVAHKEFLKLQLSDLVLPEGIVYDVKGILEEKVNGRL
- a CDS encoding UDP-glucose dehydrogenase family protein — encoded protein: MNLTIIGTGYVGLVSGACFAEMGNTVTCIDIDEKKIDGLRNGIIPIYEPGLETMVKRNVSNKTLYFSTNLKNHLEKCDIAFIAVGTPMGEDGSADLKYVLQVAKEIGQHMHNNLIIVDKSTVPVGTADKVKAAIQKELDHRNEPMDFHVVSNPEFLKEGDAINDFMKPDRVVVGSDNEEATEKMRALYAPFFRSSMDRLITMDVRSAEMTKYVANAMLATKISFMNEIANICELVGADVNKVRIGIGSDSRIGYSFIYPGSGYGGSCFPKDVKALKKTAEENGYTAELISAVENVNDKQKLVIANKIIQRFGEDLTNKTFSIWGLAFKPETDDMREAPSIYIIKELVKRGAKIHAYDPKATEEAQHFYLKDTKNITYFDSKYKTLQNSDAMILLTEWKEFRSPDFEELKKQLKQPIIFDGRNQYNHARMLKNGFEYYQIGKK